Proteins encoded by one window of Vigna radiata var. radiata cultivar VC1973A chromosome 5, Vradiata_ver6, whole genome shotgun sequence:
- the LOC106760848 gene encoding xylulose 5-phosphate/phosphate translocator, chloroplastic: MLSSNVVPSSSPLTFTKPNPHFFINAYAHLKPNLLTRFQTQHRATPLQSSKLSFTPTSQIQHSISKVRSFNGYLLHPLQPSSKPRLQIVKAASETNPGGENVDSIVPKSKNLKLALVFGLWYFQNIVFNIYNKKVLNIFPFPWLLASFQLLVGSIWMLVLWSSKLQPCPKISKPFIVALLGPALFHTIGHISACVSFSKVAVSFTHVIKSAEPVFSVIFSSVLGDKYPIQVWLSILPIVLGCSLAAVTEVSFNVQGLWGALISNVGFVLRNIYSKRSLQNFKEVDGLNLYGWITIVSFLYLFPVAIFVEGSQWIPGYYKAIEAIGKPSTFYFWVLLSGVFYHLYNQSSYQALDEISPLTFSVGNTMKRVVVIVSTVLVFRNPVRPLNALGSAIAILGTFLYSQATSKKKEKKIEGEKSS; this comes from the coding sequence atgctgtCTTCAAACGTTGTTCCATCATCCTCCCCTCTCACTTTCACCAAACCCAATCCCCATTTCTTCATCAATGCTTATGCCCATCTCAAACCAAATCTTCTCACAAGGTTTCAGACCCAACACAGAGCCACTCCTCTCCAAAGTTCCAAACTTTCTTTCACGCCAACATCTCAGATCCAACATTCAATCTCAAAGGTAAGATCTTTCAACGGATACCTTCTTCACCCTCTTCAGCCCTCGTCAAAACCCAGGCTTCAAATCGTTAAGGCTGCGTCTGAAACCAATCCTGGAGGAGAAAATGTTGACTCCATTGTCCCCAAATCCAAGAATCTCAAACTTGCTCTGGTGTTCGGGCTATGGTACTTCCAGAACATCGTGTTCAACATTTACAACAAGAAAGTGTTAAACATATTCCCTTTCCCATGGCTTCTTGCCTCTTTCCAGCTCTTGGTTGGGTCCATTTGGATGCTGGTGCTTTGGTCCTCTAAGCTCCAACCTTGTCCGAAAATCTCGAAACCCTTCATCGTTGCTCTCCTGGGACCTGCTTTGTTCCACACAATAGGCCACATTTCAGCTTGTGTGTCATTCTCCAAGGTGGCTGTGTCCTTCACCCATGTCATCAAATCTGCAGAACCGGTTTTCTCTGTCATATTTTCCTCTGTCCTTGGCGATAAGTACCCCATTCAGGTTTGGCTCTCCATTCTACCCATTGTGCTTGGTTGTTCTTTAGCTGCTGTTACCGAGGTGTCTTTCAATGTACAAGGATTGTGGGGTGCCCTCATTAGCAACGTTGGTTTTGTGTTGAGGAACATCTACTCTAAGAGAAGTTTGCAGAATTTCAAGGAAGTTGATGGCTTAAACTTGTATGGCTGGATTACCATTGTTTCATTCCTGTACCTATTTCCAGTGGCTATTTTTGTTGAAGGGTCTCAGTGGATCCCTGGATATTACAAGGCTATTGAAGCTATAGGAAAACCATCCACATTTTATTTCTGGGTGCTGTTGTCTGGGGTTTTCTACCATCTTTATAACCAATCATCATACCAAGCACTTGATGAAATTAGCCCATTGACTTTCTCTGTGGGAAACACAATGAAAAGAGTGGTGGTGATTGTGTCTACGGTTTTGGTGTTCAGGAATCCTGTTCGACCTCTTAATGCCCTTGGATCTGCCATTGCAATTCTTGGGACTTTCCTGTATTCACAGGCAACatccaaaaagaaagaaaagaaaattgaagggGAAAAGAGTAGttag